The Stappia sp. genome window below encodes:
- a CDS encoding beta-ketoacyl synthase N-terminal-like domain-containing protein: protein MKPSIVISAIAMDFADGTSLPPDLQSSDASPGHFSLFRLDRSAFEAHDARERRRHTIVSFRLSRLVTEVLARGGLSRDMAAGAGTGLVSGSRYGCSIVFDMHRRLARHGPKGIDAVRFAQATHNYPVSACAIEFGFKGPCTTLVSSRAAGMEALQCGLDWLNDSRCDRVIVTGFEDFGSPIDDHIRRASWSGGPVREAMVCVLLERADVATARGARGLADVTGSAALNRARGRGAGLERRVFGRDVESFGFAVSHTSEEFCDHVTPAARLDAGECIGASGLVELAQLLTRDRPLDGATIPQHWMIGACDPATGGIAAGIRLN from the coding sequence ATGAAACCTTCCATCGTGATTTCCGCAATTGCAATGGACTTTGCAGATGGGACCAGCCTCCCGCCCGATCTGCAGTCGTCGGACGCGTCCCCTGGCCATTTTTCTTTGTTCCGATTGGATCGAAGCGCGTTCGAGGCACATGATGCAAGGGAACGCCGCCGTCATACGATCGTGTCGTTTCGGTTGTCTCGGCTCGTGACTGAGGTTCTGGCGCGGGGGGGCTTGTCGCGGGATATGGCCGCGGGAGCCGGCACCGGATTGGTGTCAGGCTCGCGATACGGCTGCTCGATCGTGTTCGATATGCATCGCCGGCTTGCCAGACATGGGCCCAAGGGGATCGACGCGGTGCGTTTCGCCCAGGCAACGCACAACTACCCGGTATCCGCCTGCGCGATCGAGTTTGGCTTCAAAGGCCCTTGCACGACTTTGGTGAGTTCCAGGGCGGCCGGGATGGAAGCACTCCAATGCGGCCTCGATTGGCTCAACGACAGCCGGTGCGACCGCGTCATCGTCACCGGTTTCGAGGACTTCGGGTCGCCCATCGACGACCACATCCGTCGCGCGTCCTGGTCCGGGGGACCGGTGCGGGAGGCGATGGTCTGCGTGCTTCTGGAGCGCGCCGATGTCGCGACGGCGCGTGGGGCAAGGGGCCTTGCCGATGTCACCGGGTCGGCTGCGCTCAATCGGGCGCGCGGTCGAGGTGCCGGTCTGGAGAGACGCGTGTTCGGGCGCGACGTTGAGTCCTTCGGCTTTGCCGTCAGTCACACCTCCGAGGAGTTCTGCGATCACGTCACGCCCGCCGCGCGTCTCGATGCCGGCGAGTGCATCGGGGCAAGCGGATTGGTCGAACTGGCGCAACTTCTGACGCGTGACCGGCCTCTGGATGGCGCGACGATCCCGCAGCATTGGATGATCGGCGCCTGCGATCCGGCAACCGGCGGAATTGCCGCCGGAATAAGACTGAATTGA
- a CDS encoding transglutaminase family protein: MTQATLSETSFLDYCAPEITRFLDKHLKDTAADKRAQAVTLYYAVRDKLFYEIYDADFSEEGLTASAILRKGSGLCIHKSIVYAALLRRIGVPSRLWFTDVRNHLCSERLTRLMGDSVFHYHCLVSMELDGDWIKATPVFNKRLCQLFRMTPLEFDGYEDSLHHPFDENGHVYMEILKDHGEFDDVPHMMILNGMREKHGELFATATRFLSGALKQDALVGAR; encoded by the coding sequence ATGACACAAGCGACCCTTTCGGAAACGTCGTTCCTTGACTACTGCGCACCGGAAATCACGCGATTTCTGGATAAGCACCTGAAGGACACGGCCGCGGACAAGCGCGCTCAGGCGGTGACGCTCTACTATGCCGTGCGCGACAAGCTGTTCTACGAGATCTATGATGCCGACTTCTCGGAGGAAGGTTTGACGGCGAGCGCGATCTTGCGCAAGGGATCGGGATTGTGCATTCACAAATCGATCGTCTATGCCGCATTGCTCCGGCGTATCGGCGTTCCTTCGCGGCTGTGGTTTACCGATGTTCGCAACCACTTGTGTTCCGAGCGCTTGACGCGATTGATGGGCGACAGCGTGTTCCATTATCACTGTCTGGTGTCGATGGAACTGGATGGCGATTGGATCAAGGCGACGCCGGTGTTCAACAAGCGTCTTTGTCAGCTCTTCCGCATGACGCCGCTGGAATTCGATGGTTACGAAGACAGCCTGCATCATCCGTTCGATGAGAATGGGCATGTGTACATGGAAATCCTCAAGGATCATGGCGAGTTCGACGATGTGCCGCACATGATGATTCTCAATGGCATGCGTGAAAAACATGGCGAATTGTTCGCGACCGCAACCCGGTTTCTCTCCGGCGCGCTGAAGCAGGACGCGCTCGTCGGGGCCCGTTGA
- a CDS encoding ATP-binding protein produces MARLSKWIASRSVFSLLVITTVASTLVLSFVLVLALQRVADEHPRRYLARAVFHTLVDLSAEMGGQPVSVNGVTLVQMSRADAEVSEFRELFRMAMDDPDGIAISPHNDYYAAGGIDGDRFIVLPRFGASISTFALFLVGVVISAIIGVILLIYYLMRRLTHPFVVLSDGIARVEEGDLSYQIPLDRTFGEFRNFAIGFNTMVAELQRIHEARRHMLLALPHELLTPLSRLKVRKDLVEDASLRDKINKDIAIVEEILASILATERRHSNEDSSEIVEIVPFAHQQIALQIDDRKNIRVENATGFEYAFFDPFVVSVLIKNFVSNAVRYGDGNPIAVRFEVDREDPAALCISVEDQGIGIAEDQLKYLTEPFWRVDESRGRASGGYGLGLYLCRKITEGLGGRMIIQSKLGEGTTILAIIPNAICRKIEDMANDTSDPFGNVVP; encoded by the coding sequence ATGGCACGGCTGAGCAAATGGATCGCATCGCGATCGGTCTTCAGTTTGCTGGTGATCACCACCGTCGCGTCGACGTTGGTGCTCAGCTTCGTGCTGGTTCTCGCGCTCCAACGCGTCGCTGACGAGCATCCCCGTCGCTACCTGGCGCGCGCGGTATTCCATACGCTCGTCGATTTGTCGGCTGAAATGGGCGGGCAGCCGGTTTCCGTGAATGGTGTAACCCTGGTCCAGATGTCGCGCGCCGACGCGGAAGTGTCCGAGTTTCGGGAATTGTTCCGCATGGCGATGGATGATCCCGATGGCATAGCGATCTCGCCCCACAACGATTATTACGCCGCCGGCGGAATCGACGGTGATCGCTTCATCGTCCTGCCGCGCTTTGGCGCTTCGATCTCGACATTCGCGCTTTTTCTCGTTGGCGTCGTGATAAGTGCGATCATCGGCGTGATCCTGTTGATCTACTATTTGATGCGCCGGCTTACGCATCCCTTCGTCGTCCTCTCGGATGGGATCGCGCGGGTGGAAGAGGGGGATCTCAGCTATCAAATCCCGCTCGATCGGACGTTTGGTGAGTTTCGAAATTTCGCAATCGGATTCAATACAATGGTCGCCGAACTGCAACGCATCCATGAGGCGCGGCGCCATATGCTGCTGGCGTTGCCCCATGAACTCCTGACCCCCTTGTCGCGGCTCAAGGTGCGCAAGGACCTGGTCGAGGATGCGTCCCTGCGCGACAAGATCAACAAGGACATTGCGATCGTGGAGGAGATTCTGGCCTCCATCCTGGCGACCGAGAGACGGCATTCCAACGAGGACTCGTCGGAAATCGTGGAGATCGTCCCGTTTGCCCACCAGCAGATCGCCTTGCAGATCGACGATCGCAAGAATATCCGCGTCGAGAACGCCACGGGCTTCGAGTACGCGTTCTTCGATCCCTTCGTTGTGAGCGTGCTGATCAAGAACTTCGTTTCGAATGCCGTGCGCTATGGGGATGGCAATCCGATCGCGGTTCGCTTCGAGGTCGATCGGGAGGATCCCGCCGCATTGTGCATTTCCGTGGAGGATCAGGGGATCGGGATCGCCGAGGATCAGCTCAAGTACCTTACGGAGCCGTTCTGGCGGGTCGATGAGTCCCGTGGGAGGGCGTCGGGTGGATATGGCCTCGGCCTCTATTTGTGTCGAAAGATCACGGAAGGACTCGGCGGGCGCATGATCATTCAAAGCAAACTGGGCGAGGGCACAACCATCTTGGCCATCATTCCCAACGCAATCTGCAGAAAAATCGAGGACATGGCGAATGACACAAGCGACCCTTTCGGAAACGTCGTTCCTTGA
- a CDS encoding response regulator transcription factor encodes MIDDDIELGQVLTPALRKHEIVLVQAETPHKGLQMLADGGADVMLLDMILPGTDGMAVCEHIRQSTGALRNLPIIGLSARADLTDRIVGLERGLDDYIAKPFDIRELIARVRAMTRRPGRGQAAKSPTGVVLDELCMVARLGEFSINLTGMEAQILKALEEARGHVLSRLQILERLRRPEHADPALIDTVIYRLRRKFRRSGFTGDFIVTERGRGYRLVGDSA; translated from the coding sequence TTGATCGACGACGATATCGAACTCGGGCAGGTCTTGACGCCAGCGTTGCGCAAGCACGAAATAGTGCTGGTGCAAGCCGAGACACCGCACAAGGGTCTGCAGATGTTGGCCGACGGCGGCGCCGATGTCATGTTGCTCGATATGATCCTTCCGGGAACGGATGGCATGGCCGTATGCGAGCATATCCGTCAGTCCACGGGCGCCCTGCGCAATTTGCCGATTATCGGTCTGTCGGCACGCGCGGATTTGACCGATCGCATCGTCGGTCTGGAGCGGGGGCTGGATGATTACATCGCCAAACCGTTCGACATTCGGGAACTGATTGCACGCGTGCGGGCCATGACCCGCCGACCGGGACGCGGCCAGGCGGCGAAGTCGCCCACAGGCGTCGTCCTCGACGAGCTTTGCATGGTCGCACGGCTTGGTGAGTTCTCCATCAATCTGACGGGCATGGAAGCGCAGATCCTCAAGGCCCTGGAGGAGGCGCGCGGGCACGTCCTGAGCCGCCTTCAGATATTGGAGCGTTTGCGGCGTCCCGAGCACGCGGATCCTGCCCTTATCGACACGGTGATCTACCGTTTGCGCCGCAAGTTCCGAAGATCCGGCTTTACCGGTGACTTCATCGTCACCGAACGCGGTCGCGGTTACCGGCTCGTCGGCGACAGCGCGTAG
- a CDS encoding outer membrane lipoprotein-sorting protein, whose protein sequence is MTVNRRDFNRLLLTAAASAGATGLGLPAVAAPDATAILRKSDEIRNPQRSFVVDVHLLNYENGKLDGQTKVTTHSRKHSGQFQTLVYITAPSVDRGKILLRNGNILWLYDPSSRASVRISPRQRLLGNASNGDVVSSNLVGDYNPVLEGTETIADGDRNNRQCYRLKLTSANSSTPYSAITFWVDAQTSQPIKGKYYTKSGSLIKVAWYRAWKSQMGAVRPTEVVIADAFDPKKVTLMRMNAFRPQDLPESWFRKEWLPRFELQGNS, encoded by the coding sequence ATGACTGTCAATCGCCGTGATTTCAACCGCCTCCTTCTGACCGCCGCGGCATCCGCCGGGGCGACGGGGCTTGGCCTTCCCGCCGTCGCCGCGCCCGACGCAACGGCAATCCTGCGAAAATCGGATGAAATCCGAAACCCGCAGAGGTCGTTCGTGGTCGATGTTCACCTGCTGAACTACGAGAACGGCAAGCTCGATGGGCAAACGAAGGTCACCACCCATTCGCGCAAGCACAGTGGGCAGTTCCAGACGCTGGTCTATATCACCGCACCGAGCGTCGATCGCGGCAAGATATTGCTGCGCAACGGCAACATCCTGTGGCTCTACGATCCCTCCTCGCGCGCATCGGTCCGCATTTCCCCGCGCCAAAGACTGTTGGGCAACGCGTCCAACGGCGATGTCGTGAGTTCCAATCTCGTCGGCGACTACAATCCGGTTCTGGAGGGAACGGAAACGATCGCCGACGGAGATCGCAACAACCGTCAGTGCTACCGATTGAAACTGACGTCGGCCAACAGTTCGACGCCCTACAGCGCGATCACCTTTTGGGTCGACGCGCAAACGTCGCAACCGATCAAGGGCAAGTATTACACCAAGAGCGGATCGCTCATCAAAGTCGCGTGGTACCGAGCCTGGAAGTCGCAGATGGGCGCGGTGCGCCCGACCGAAGTGGTGATCGCGGACGCCTTCGATCCGAAAAAGGTGACCTTGATGCGCATGAACGCCTTTCGGCCTCAGGACTTGCCGGAGTCGTGGTTCCGCAAGGAGTGGTTGCCTCGATTTGAACTGCAGGGCAATTCCTGA
- a CDS encoding FtsX-like permease family protein, whose amino-acid sequence MIWRIAFRNLIKNGRRSVMTALAIGVGGLAALLFGGFVTSIWFGVQTSMIQQQGHLQVYRDGFLEYGAANPEDYTIINWPQVAERLLDDPMIRENVDVITPRIDLAGVAGNAVTGNSKTFIGQGVYPSEIDRMRQWDGWKIGQPAPATGLDDTDTGSVIVGLGMARMLGVCNALGVENCQDRPEPPAQAIETPEGTDIAALVSGDRELASLSSSATRQSPLNLMAASTEGAPNIVRVGIDSAQAQAIRAIDNAFVLMHFDQAQSLLYGDSPEATALMLQVASPERVDAVRTRVAQILDGTDGDLSVYHFTEVDPTFNRIFGMFSFIFVVISLVLSIVIIFTIVNTVSMTVVERVKEIGTIRAIGFRKSFIKKLFFAESALTGVFGAFVALVLAVGVSSFVNSAGLQWTPPSNATPLTVQLMVLKNPVFAASVVVVLIALAVLATVLPTFRAARMNIVESLHRS is encoded by the coding sequence ATGATCTGGAGAATCGCTTTTCGAAATCTCATCAAGAACGGCCGCAGATCGGTCATGACCGCGCTCGCGATCGGCGTCGGGGGGCTTGCCGCGCTCTTGTTCGGCGGCTTCGTGACATCGATCTGGTTCGGGGTCCAGACCTCGATGATCCAGCAGCAGGGGCACCTGCAGGTCTATCGCGACGGGTTCCTGGAGTATGGCGCGGCCAATCCGGAAGACTACACGATCATCAATTGGCCGCAGGTGGCGGAGCGCTTGCTCGACGATCCCATGATCCGGGAAAACGTCGATGTGATTACGCCGCGCATCGACCTCGCCGGTGTCGCGGGCAACGCGGTGACCGGGAATTCGAAGACATTCATCGGGCAGGGGGTCTACCCATCCGAGATCGACAGAATGCGTCAATGGGATGGATGGAAGATCGGCCAGCCCGCGCCGGCGACCGGCCTCGATGACACCGACACCGGCAGCGTCATCGTCGGGCTCGGCATGGCCCGTATGCTGGGTGTGTGCAACGCACTCGGCGTCGAGAATTGCCAAGATCGGCCCGAGCCGCCCGCGCAGGCCATCGAAACCCCTGAGGGAACGGATATCGCCGCGCTCGTGTCGGGCGACCGGGAACTTGCGAGCCTGTCGTCGTCCGCAACCAGGCAATCGCCGCTCAACCTGATGGCGGCAAGCACCGAAGGTGCGCCGAACATCGTGCGTGTGGGGATCGACTCGGCCCAGGCCCAGGCAATCCGTGCCATCGACAATGCCTTTGTGCTGATGCACTTCGATCAGGCGCAATCATTGCTTTACGGCGACAGCCCGGAGGCGACCGCCTTGATGCTTCAGGTGGCAAGCCCGGAACGGGTGGACGCGGTCAGAACGCGCGTGGCCCAGATCCTGGACGGCACCGACGGCGACTTGAGCGTCTATCACTTCACCGAAGTGGATCCGACCTTCAACCGCATTTTCGGCATGTTTTCCTTCATCTTCGTGGTCATTTCATTGGTGCTGTCGATCGTCATCATCTTCACGATCGTCAACACCGTGTCGATGACCGTTGTGGAGCGGGTGAAGGAAATCGGCACGATCCGGGCGATCGGCTTTCGCAAAAGCTTCATCAAGAAGCTCTTCTTCGCCGAGAGCGCCCTGACGGGGGTGTTCGGGGCGTTCGTCGCGCTCGTGCTTGCCGTCGGCGTGTCGAGCTTCGTCAATTCGGCCGGTCTGCAATGGACGCCGCCGAGCAATGCGACACCGCTCACCGTTCAATTGATGGTGTTGAAAAACCCCGTCTTCGCCGCGTCCGTGGTGGTGGTTCTGATTGCGCTCGCGGTCCTGGCCACCGTCCTGCCGACTTTCCGTGCCGCGCGCATGAACATCGTGGAAAGCCTGCACCGGTCTTGA
- a CDS encoding ABC transporter ATP-binding protein, whose translation MTRIAQQSAFEIGVAPPIPNADVAASFKHICKDYKLDRVLVNALRDISFSIPKGETTFVTGPSGSGKSTLLNILGLIDRPTSGELWVLGENVTRLSDAQAADFRSRHIGFIFQSFNLIPVLSLRENVEFPLLRHKMSARQRREKAADYLGAVGLGDLMDRRPGETSGGQRQRTAIARALVSEPDLIIADEPTANLDTRTSQEIVTLLDRMKSEFETSVVICTHETDLITPESCRIELIDGQLS comes from the coding sequence GTGACCAGAATTGCTCAACAATCGGCGTTCGAGATTGGCGTTGCACCACCAATACCGAACGCCGACGTCGCTGCATCTTTCAAACACATTTGCAAGGACTACAAGCTCGACCGCGTTCTCGTGAACGCGCTGCGCGACATTTCCTTCTCCATTCCAAAGGGTGAGACCACCTTCGTCACGGGGCCCTCGGGCAGTGGCAAGTCCACCTTGTTGAACATTCTCGGTCTGATCGACCGTCCGACGTCGGGCGAACTGTGGGTGTTGGGCGAGAACGTCACCAGGCTGAGCGACGCGCAAGCGGCGGACTTCCGCTCGCGGCACATCGGGTTCATTTTCCAGTCATTCAACCTGATCCCCGTGCTCAGCCTGCGCGAGAACGTCGAGTTTCCGCTGTTGCGCCACAAGATGAGCGCGCGCCAGCGACGGGAGAAGGCGGCCGATTACCTCGGCGCGGTCGGCCTTGGCGACCTGATGGACCGCCGGCCTGGCGAAACCTCGGGGGGGCAGCGTCAGCGCACCGCGATCGCGCGCGCGCTCGTGTCCGAACCCGATCTGATCATCGCCGATGAACCGACGGCAAACCTCGATACCAGGACGTCGCAAGAGATCGTGACGCTCCTCGACCGAATGAAGTCCGAATTCGAGACCTCGGTCGTGATCTGCACCCACGAGACCGATCTGATCACGCCGGAAAGCTGCCGGATCGAACTCATCGACGGCCAGCTTTCCTAA